The following proteins come from a genomic window of Lolium rigidum isolate FL_2022 chromosome 5, APGP_CSIRO_Lrig_0.1, whole genome shotgun sequence:
- the LOC124657600 gene encoding B3 domain-containing protein LOC_Os12g40080-like, with protein sequence MDNDGGCEVCAMWRDLANFKNDGVKRFLMVASDGFRDSLRIHQEIGSHLRTMISPSKPVTLEAPNGHVYPVEVIEELGDIVLRSGWNEFVNANHIEEDDYILFVSLVNSIFKVHIFDSSGHEKSSCSQPPFGVFGAVPPCDHHVLNEQAVPDPGHVQMSSDISYTTLPGCRLTKAQDKKVLEIADTMESEIPLHVAAMDKQNIHSKDSFVYIPLLLVLNHFKDEISKPTIQLEAPDNHIYSVGARKQSDDLVVLDSAWDSFVASQYIQEKDLLIFRSTKKKPPRNDDDIMREGTRESCRVQKRVTRSSAKAREMASTSSPATKSGYEARKTHDGAPVKLGVGSEPPSNNLGGTYILGMKASLSLQMEKNVEEKVQAIGSELPIFVKVMGIINIDGIGSSTCEMSFCAEYASAYLPDKKGWKQFSRENALELGDVCLFKLEDTDTSILKMTAYVIRKSLTEL encoded by the exons CGCATACATCAGGAGATTGGAAGCCACCTGAGGACTATGATCTCTCCTTCTAAGCCTGTCACACTAGAAGCTCCCAATGGCCATGTATACCCTGTTGAAGTTATAGAGGAGCTTGGCGATATAGTACTTAGGTCTGGATGGAACGAGTTTGTGAATGCAAACCACATAGAAGAAGATGACTATATTCTGTTTGTGTCCCTTGTGAACTCAATCTTTAAGGTTCATATTTTCGATTCATCCGGTCATGAGAAGTCTTCATGCTCTCAACCACCCTTTGGCGTATTTGGAGCTGTTCCTCCTTGTGATCATCATGTGCTGAATG AACAAGCGGTGCCTGATCCTGGACATGTTCAGATGTCAAGTGACATTAGCTACACTACGTTACCTGGGTGCCGTCTCACAAAAGCACAAGACAAGAAAGTACTAGAAATAGCTGATACCATGGAGTCTGAAATTCCTCTGCACGTGGCAGCCATGGACAAACAAAATATCCACTCGAAGGACTCCTTTGTT TACATACCGTTGCTACTTGTGCTGAACCATTTCAAGGATGAAATAAGTAAACCTACTATTCAACTTGAAGCACCTGACAACCACATATACAGTGTTGGAGCAAGGAAGCAGAGTGATGATCTAGTAGTCCTAGATTCTGCGTGGGATAGTTTTGTAGCTTCTCAGTACATACAAGAGAAGGACCTCCTTATTTTCAGAAGCACAAAGAAAAAACCACCTCGAA ATGATGATGACATCATGAGAGAAGGCACGAGAGAATCTTGCAGGGTGCAAAAGCGGGTGACACGTAGTTCTGCGAAAGCTCGGGAGATGGCTTCAACGTCCTCCCCTGCTACTAAATCAG GATACGAAGCTCGCAAGACGCATGATGGAGCACCTGTGAAGCTTGGAGTCGGTTCAGAACCTCCTTCCAACAATCTTGGGGGTACTTACATTTTAGGCATGAAAGCAAGTCTATCTTTGCAGATGGAGAAGAATGTTGAGGAGAAAGTTCAAGCAATTGGATCTGAACTCCCTATCTTTGTGAAAGTAATGGGTATTATCAATATTGATGGCATTGGCAGCAGCACATGCGAAATG TCTTTCTGTGCGGAATATGCTTCGGCATATCTCCCGGACAAAAA AGGCTGGAAGCAATTCTCGAGGGAGAACGCCCTGGAGTTGGGAGACGTCTGCCTGTTCAAGCTGGAAGACACGGACACTAGTATTCTCAAGATGACTGCCTATGTAATTCGCAAGTCGCTGACGGAGCTGTAG